The following proteins come from a genomic window of Paenibacillus spongiae:
- a CDS encoding IS110 family transposase, protein MKFKPQDKQNQLIEKITAQHLVVGIDIAQQTHVARAVNFRGIVIGHPLSFSNDEEGFQNLLSWIRSLQAANDLNAAIVGMEPTGHYWLNVSRWLSERQFEVVLVNPHLVKKNKENRDNTPSKSDKKDALVIADMVKNGYYSFIRNTPEAFEELRVFLSNRDSVVTRLVSAKNQIHRWVDVVFPELRQVFKSLMCTGSLATLRLFPTPEELRKLQPQDIIAGWKSLMKRHSGERKARALIALANSSVGSKQATQAYKLHLKQLLDEYDLASRQLQTVETEIIAVLDRIPFAKSMLAVKGISAISLAGILGEAGDLSGFVHGNALLRHAGLNLAEASSGKWTGQMKISKRGRARLRRFIFMMTMSLVMNNPEFQAMHTHNVQVKKMRKMRSIMKLCGKLARILVGMARRGEVYNPQKTFPMQVAA, encoded by the coding sequence ATGAAGTTTAAACCGCAGGACAAACAAAATCAACTCATTGAAAAAATTACTGCTCAGCACCTCGTCGTCGGGATCGACATCGCCCAACAAACGCATGTCGCGCGTGCTGTTAACTTTCGTGGAATCGTCATCGGTCATCCATTATCCTTTTCAAATGATGAAGAAGGATTTCAAAATCTTCTAAGTTGGATCCGTTCCCTGCAAGCCGCGAACGACCTTAACGCGGCTATTGTTGGTATGGAACCAACCGGTCATTACTGGCTTAACGTCTCTAGGTGGCTCTCCGAGCGTCAATTCGAAGTGGTTCTCGTCAATCCTCATCTTGTAAAAAAGAATAAGGAAAACCGCGACAATACGCCATCCAAGAGCGACAAAAAGGATGCTCTAGTCATTGCCGACATGGTCAAGAACGGCTACTACTCATTCATTCGCAATACGCCAGAAGCCTTTGAAGAACTACGTGTCTTTCTCTCAAACCGCGACTCTGTCGTGACGAGGCTCGTTAGCGCAAAGAACCAAATCCATCGTTGGGTTGACGTTGTTTTCCCGGAGCTGCGTCAGGTCTTTAAGAGCCTCATGTGCACGGGTTCGTTGGCCACGCTTCGTCTTTTCCCTACACCTGAAGAGCTCCGGAAATTACAGCCCCAAGACATCATTGCAGGCTGGAAATCGCTGATGAAACGTCACTCTGGAGAACGAAAAGCTCGTGCTCTTATCGCGCTTGCTAACAGCTCTGTTGGTTCTAAACAAGCCACGCAAGCTTACAAGCTTCACTTGAAACAGTTACTTGATGAGTACGACCTTGCTAGTCGACAGCTCCAAACGGTCGAGACAGAAATCATTGCCGTGTTAGATCGCATTCCTTTTGCTAAATCTATGCTTGCTGTCAAAGGGATCAGCGCCATTTCACTTGCTGGTATTCTAGGTGAGGCTGGGGATTTAAGCGGATTTGTTCACGGCAATGCCCTGCTGCGTCATGCTGGACTCAACCTCGCAGAAGCAAGCTCTGGCAAATGGACCGGACAGATGAAGATTAGCAAACGTGGGAGAGCTCGCCTCCGTCGTTTCATCTTCATGATGACCATGAGTTTGGTGATGAACAATCCGGAATTCCAAGCTATGCATACACACAATGTACAGGTGAAGAAGATGAGGAAAATGAGGTCCATTATGAAACTATGTGGGAAACTTGCTCGCATACTGGTTGGAATGGCTCGGCGTGGCGAAGTCTACAATCCACAAAAGACATTCCCCATGCAAGTAGCTGCATAA
- a CDS encoding DUF4367 domain-containing protein encodes MFKRIISLIFIFTLSVGINNELLIASAKPTLAFSNVELDKLKYVADFKLLTPSYSAQSYKLEIKEPYPLVLSQSVSKVRLHFFDESGQTYLFGIEEHKAVGYKINRVVTNIDVRNQTSTTRTIVEDFKFNERGEKININGIEGRFEPWANHIPGGYLRWVQNGTFIEFDSGDLTKEEMVALAKSMK; translated from the coding sequence TTGTTTAAACGGATTATTTCATTGATTTTTATCTTTACGCTGTCTGTTGGAATCAACAATGAACTACTCATCGCATCAGCTAAACCTACGCTAGCTTTTTCAAATGTTGAATTGGACAAGCTAAAATATGTTGCGGATTTCAAACTACTTACACCGTCTTACTCGGCTCAAAGCTATAAGTTAGAAATTAAGGAACCATATCCGCTTGTTCTTAGTCAATCAGTTTCAAAAGTTAGACTTCATTTTTTTGATGAATCAGGACAGACATATTTGTTTGGAATTGAAGAACATAAGGCGGTTGGTTATAAAATAAACCGAGTTGTCACTAACATCGATGTTCGTAACCAAACAAGTACAACAAGAACAATAGTCGAGGATTTTAAATTTAATGAACGTGGAGAGAAAATTAACATAAACGGTATAGAAGGGCGATTTGAACCATGGGCTAATCATATACCAGGAGGATACCTACGATGGGTACAAAATGGTACTTTCATTGAATTCGACAGCGGAGATTTGACTAAAGAGGAAATGGTCGCGTTAGCAAAATCAATGAAATGA
- a CDS encoding DUF455 family protein, whose amino-acid sequence MPRYFSSEQALNKLRLFFSLEYDLLRHAIGYCPLIPRYEDKCRFVRHVYEDLKRARSLRERVQDFGVAFPEKRLDASWTNLVRHLMSAQDADYFIPALYRVIKVEQAEAYRTYLQHTLRLNDAPSVDVFEDHLPALEKQLAWGKQYFEAGDISAAKEQEIERFEDGLREHIRLLGSLYGGNLLPEAASLPDYEEFVTPTEMELEPRFVWRSAERIQDAVYKAEEHPAHHSYTHFTELPVIDLVANIVYDGRHMPFEYIADFIRQCWDEVRHSQMGFSRLRSMGINPYEVPIPVGHYTAYTSTGLLERIAALTQVGEACSFVPKKQWIKMAVDQHDLLTALEHDFDVVDEKNHVKFGSKWMKELISSTGETRDFKTIVADAEWKVREAMNELKKQKGEKWEAELGPRFESCQGTDSPLNLAPNIIIA is encoded by the coding sequence GTGCCCCGATATTTTAGCTCCGAACAAGCGCTCAACAAGCTGAGACTGTTTTTCTCGTTGGAATACGATCTGCTGCGCCATGCGATCGGGTATTGCCCACTCATTCCTCGTTACGAGGACAAATGCCGATTCGTCCGTCACGTCTACGAAGATTTGAAGCGTGCGAGGTCGCTCCGTGAGCGGGTGCAGGATTTCGGTGTGGCATTCCCGGAGAAGCGGCTCGACGCCTCGTGGACGAATCTAGTCCGCCATCTGATGAGCGCGCAGGATGCCGATTATTTCATCCCTGCGCTGTATCGCGTCATCAAGGTCGAGCAAGCCGAGGCGTACCGGACCTACTTACAGCATACGCTGCGACTGAATGACGCACCATCGGTCGACGTCTTCGAAGACCATTTGCCGGCGCTGGAGAAGCAGCTTGCCTGGGGCAAGCAGTATTTTGAAGCAGGCGACATCTCCGCCGCCAAGGAGCAGGAAATCGAGCGGTTCGAGGATGGTCTGCGTGAGCATATCCGTCTACTCGGCTCATTGTACGGGGGAAACCTACTTCCGGAGGCAGCCTCGCTTCCCGACTATGAAGAATTTGTCACGCCGACGGAGATGGAACTGGAGCCGCGGTTCGTCTGGCGCAGCGCGGAGCGCATCCAGGATGCGGTTTACAAGGCGGAGGAGCATCCGGCTCATCATTCGTATACCCATTTCACCGAGCTGCCGGTCATCGATCTGGTGGCGAATATCGTGTACGACGGCCGCCACATGCCTTTCGAGTATATCGCTGATTTTATTCGTCAGTGCTGGGACGAAGTGCGCCACTCGCAGATGGGCTTCTCGCGGCTGCGCTCGATGGGAATCAATCCGTACGAAGTGCCGATTCCTGTTGGCCACTACACTGCCTACACTTCCACCGGGCTGCTCGAACGGATAGCTGCCTTGACGCAAGTAGGAGAAGCTTGCTCCTTCGTCCCGAAAAAACAGTGGATAAAGATGGCGGTCGATCAACACGACCTGTTAACCGCCCTTGAGCATGATTTCGATGTCGTAGACGAAAAAAATCATGTGAAATTCGGTTCGAAATGGATGAAAGAATTGATTAGCTCCACCGGCGAGACGCGCGATTTCAAGACGATTGTGGCCGATGCGGAATGGAAGGTGCGCGAAGCGATGAACGAGCTTAAGAAGCAGAAGGGCGAGAAGTGGGAGGCGGAACTCGGTCCACGGTTCGAAAGTTGCCAGGGAACAGACTCACCGCTAAATCTAGCACCGAATATTATCATTGCCTAG
- a CDS encoding AraC family transcriptional regulator, with protein sequence MEPTYEKKNAVWLKAPERKTVLHWPEEMRFELPFFGKDDSLLYFSKFWYEKWYTPTQYHDYFEMCYVCEGNGWFILEGIRFPVRAGDIFVTKPGEIHCGGSSDGTAFRVYALAFRFEQFTDLEQGFYKLNVGRICNDHSRSIRQTLDRLFDELIADAPYAHHQVRNLLGVVLVEVLRLYQSQTTDSQGKNRLSPIVLQALGHVHTSEPHIDRTANLARRIGVSRSHLDREFKRQMGVALGEYMRGVWLERAKRALRETDRTVTEIAEQLQFESLQAFCVFFKRHTGVSPHRYRLSPEPINEEKR encoded by the coding sequence ATGGAGCCTACATATGAGAAGAAAAATGCCGTTTGGCTCAAAGCTCCTGAGCGCAAAACGGTTTTGCATTGGCCGGAAGAGATGCGGTTCGAGCTGCCGTTTTTCGGCAAGGACGATTCACTCTTGTACTTCAGCAAATTCTGGTACGAGAAATGGTACACGCCGACGCAATATCACGACTATTTCGAAATGTGCTACGTCTGTGAAGGAAACGGCTGGTTCATTCTAGAGGGGATTCGATTCCCAGTGCGGGCAGGGGATATTTTCGTTACGAAGCCGGGCGAGATTCATTGCGGTGGCTCGTCGGACGGCACTGCCTTCCGTGTCTACGCTCTCGCTTTTCGGTTCGAGCAGTTCACCGATCTGGAGCAGGGGTTCTACAAGTTAAACGTTGGGCGTATCTGCAACGATCACAGTCGGTCGATCCGGCAGACGCTGGATCGCCTCTTCGACGAATTAATAGCGGACGCACCCTATGCCCATCACCAGGTACGGAATTTGCTTGGTGTCGTTCTCGTCGAAGTGCTGCGGCTGTACCAATCGCAGACGACGGACAGTCAGGGAAAGAACCGGCTGTCGCCGATCGTGCTCCAGGCGCTAGGCCATGTCCACACCAGCGAGCCGCATATTGATCGGACCGCCAATCTGGCCAGGCGGATCGGTGTCAGTCGCTCCCATCTGGACCGGGAATTCAAACGGCAGATGGGTGTCGCGTTGGGCGAATACATGCGCGGCGTATGGCTGGAGCGTGCCAAACGCGCGCTGCGGGAAACAGATCGGACCGTGACCGAGATCGCCGAACAGCTGCAGTTCGAGTCGCTCCAGGCGTTTTGTGTCTTTTTCAAGCGGCATACGGGCGTTTCACCCCACCGGTACCGGCTGTCCCCAGAGCCGATAAATGAGGAAAAACGTTAA
- a CDS encoding DinB family protein: MISLGKSTILRYKEFTEWADTLHDVHESIWLQPISEGKASVGEIISHLKNWDTYLITTIIPAIKNDEGMVFPDFDSFNKIAYEHARSGISKDRLLDEFMQTRLHLVEILLADPDVVAKHVTANGVETCPHTGTPYSLLYIIHEFNDHDTHHKNQILTVI; the protein is encoded by the coding sequence ATGATTAGCTTGGGAAAAAGTACGATTCTTCGGTATAAAGAATTTACAGAGTGGGCGGATACCTTACATGATGTACACGAGAGCATTTGGTTACAACCTATTTCTGAAGGAAAAGCATCAGTAGGAGAAATAATTTCGCATCTTAAAAATTGGGATACTTACCTCATCACTACGATTATCCCAGCGATTAAAAATGATGAAGGAATGGTATTTCCAGATTTCGATTCATTTAACAAGATAGCTTATGAACACGCCAGATCGGGAATTTCTAAAGATCGTCTGCTCGACGAATTTATGCAAACCCGTCTTCATCTGGTTGAAATACTGTTAGCCGATCCTGATGTTGTTGCTAAGCATGTTACCGCGAACGGAGTAGAAACTTGCCCGCACACCGGCACACCCTATTCTCTGCTTTACATCATTCACGAATTTAACGATCACGACACTCATCATAAAAATCAAATTTTAACGGTAATATAA
- a CDS encoding class I SAM-dependent methyltransferase — translation MQPFQQNQDSWNTGRAYQAWVNRFGSPSEAAKKLKEEPIKRIGKVIEYMGDVNGKKIANLLGSNGNKAIALALLGANVTVVDFSSENKKYAMELADESGVQIQYILSDVLKLPIDLLTNDFDIVYMEHGILHYFQELRQLFRVVQALLRKGGLLVLQDFHPVTTKLITSKGTTANIRKHKVTGDYFDTTLEEKEVAFSKFLTEVSNDVQKVLLRNWTLGEIITSIASEGLYISTLEELPNQSSVVFDKGIPKTFIIIAEKI, via the coding sequence TTGCAGCCTTTTCAGCAAAATCAAGATTCGTGGAATACAGGAAGAGCATACCAAGCATGGGTCAATCGATTTGGCTCCCCAAGTGAAGCGGCGAAAAAGCTAAAAGAAGAACCTATAAAAAGAATTGGCAAAGTTATCGAGTACATGGGGGATGTTAATGGTAAGAAAATAGCCAATTTGTTAGGTTCCAATGGAAATAAAGCAATAGCTTTAGCTTTATTAGGCGCTAATGTCACCGTGGTGGATTTTTCATCTGAAAATAAGAAGTATGCAATGGAACTGGCGGATGAGTCGGGAGTTCAAATACAGTACATTCTTTCGGATGTATTAAAGTTACCGATAGATTTATTAACTAATGACTTCGATATTGTGTATATGGAGCATGGTATCCTTCACTATTTTCAGGAATTAAGACAGTTGTTCCGTGTGGTACAGGCACTCCTGCGTAAGGGAGGTCTTCTTGTGCTTCAAGATTTCCACCCCGTTACTACAAAATTAATAACCTCAAAAGGGACTACTGCGAATATTAGAAAACATAAAGTAACAGGGGATTATTTTGACACAACCCTCGAGGAAAAGGAAGTTGCTTTTTCTAAGTTTCTTACAGAAGTAAGCAATGATGTACAAAAAGTGCTTTTGCGAAACTGGACACTCGGAGAAATCATTACATCTATTGCTAGTGAGGGATTGTATATAAGCACCCTGGAAGAACTGCCCAACCAATCTTCAGTTGTATTTGATAAAGGCATCCCAAAAACATTTATCATAATCGCAGAAAAAATTTGA
- a CDS encoding RNA polymerase sigma factor, whose translation MNSIGKNGKEAAEAIRNYVKPIFGFALNRVKQRAEAEDLAQEIMLQLLKSFSGVRDIRCLEAYVWTVARYTWVNWLKKRAHAPQAIEINGMSELSAAPSREPLDRLLVTEAYRELRREVAFLSDIHRRIVVMHYYDELKIGDVAIALNIPVNTVKWHLSEAKKELRKGMKRMRATGTLSVNPVSMGEMGHSGSAGRLGETNDFLGRALAQNIVYAAYHKARTVHQIAEELGMPPSLLEGEVRHLADYNFLIQTSPGKYQSNTIVWDLFELVVAGHRFWQDCAAEVADVHFDALMEVRRQVEDSGVYVPDGDYNFLLWTLLPKNVEEQSWRSMPAGDNFDAVAPMRKDGGQYIAYAALNRSRNADPGFDLSSYVTFGPSLRYVEDTPLYLWQFNTYWSDRQVDWRFLEYRNVEICHAFQQGELPDNEENSEQYSFLLEKGYIRKTEEGYKFNAVWIDSPQTLDRLNKAMPDLSALYAPAVGKLYDKMLKLFLQNQPKHLEPQLAYMVRGNTGGGRLVAYILKHLIDNGKLKPPLPHQQKTISTWMGPVK comes from the coding sequence ATGAATTCAATCGGGAAGAACGGAAAAGAAGCGGCGGAAGCGATTCGGAATTATGTCAAGCCGATTTTCGGTTTTGCGTTGAACCGGGTCAAGCAGCGGGCGGAGGCGGAGGATCTGGCTCAGGAGATTATGCTGCAGTTGTTGAAATCCTTCTCCGGGGTGCGGGACATTAGATGCCTTGAGGCTTACGTCTGGACGGTTGCCCGATACACTTGGGTGAATTGGTTGAAAAAGCGTGCGCACGCTCCCCAAGCGATCGAAATCAACGGCATGTCCGAACTGTCGGCCGCCCCTTCCCGGGAGCCGCTTGACCGGCTGCTGGTAACCGAAGCTTACCGCGAGCTGCGCCGGGAAGTCGCGTTTCTGTCCGACATCCATCGCCGGATCGTGGTCATGCATTACTACGACGAGCTTAAAATCGGCGATGTCGCGATTGCTCTGAACATTCCTGTCAACACGGTGAAGTGGCATTTGAGCGAGGCCAAAAAGGAGTTAAGGAAAGGGATGAAACGTATGCGTGCAACAGGAACTTTGAGTGTCAATCCGGTCAGCATGGGGGAAATGGGCCATTCCGGTTCGGCCGGCAGACTGGGCGAAACCAACGATTTTCTTGGACGCGCCTTGGCGCAAAATATCGTTTACGCGGCTTATCACAAGGCGCGTACCGTACATCAAATCGCGGAGGAGCTCGGAATGCCGCCGTCTTTGCTGGAAGGCGAAGTCCGGCACCTGGCCGATTACAATTTTCTCATCCAAACCTCTCCCGGCAAATATCAAAGCAATACCATCGTCTGGGACCTCTTCGAGTTGGTCGTAGCCGGTCATCGATTCTGGCAAGATTGCGCCGCCGAAGTGGCCGATGTTCATTTCGACGCGTTAATGGAAGTTCGCCGGCAAGTCGAGGATAGCGGAGTGTACGTTCCGGACGGCGACTATAACTTCCTGCTCTGGACCTTGCTGCCCAAGAACGTCGAGGAGCAATCTTGGCGGAGCATGCCGGCGGGCGACAACTTCGATGCGGTCGCACCAATGCGAAAGGACGGAGGGCAGTATATTGCCTATGCGGCGTTGAACCGGAGCCGCAATGCCGATCCGGGTTTTGATTTGAGTAGTTACGTCACCTTCGGTCCGTCGCTCCGCTACGTCGAAGACACTCCCTTATACTTGTGGCAATTCAATACGTACTGGAGCGACCGCCAGGTGGATTGGCGTTTCCTGGAATACCGGAATGTCGAGATTTGTCATGCGTTCCAACAAGGGGAACTGCCCGACAACGAAGAGAACAGCGAGCAATATTCGTTCCTGCTGGAGAAGGGGTACATCCGCAAGACGGAGGAGGGGTACAAATTCAATGCGGTTTGGATCGACTCTCCGCAAACGTTGGATCGGTTGAACAAGGCAATGCCGGATTTGTCCGCTCTGTATGCGCCTGCTGTCGGCAAGCTCTACGATAAAATGCTCAAACTGTTCCTGCAAAATCAGCCGAAGCATTTGGAGCCGCAGCTTGCTTACATGGTGAGAGGCAATACCGGCGGAGGCCGGCTGGTCGCTTATATTTTGAAGCATTTGATCGATAACGGGAAGTTGAAACCGCCGTTGCCGCACCAGCAGAAGACGATTTCAACCTGGATGGGGCCGGTCAAGTAA